Within Butyrivibrio fibrisolvens, the genomic segment GCGCGTTATTAAGTGCCAATGGTCTGCTCCCTGAGATGTATTATTTTTAATTTTTTAAAAGTTCTTTTTCCAAAGCATCGAAGTCATAGGTGTTCTGCTGGAACTGAAGATATAAGTTGTTCTTGCCGGAAGACTTCTTGGATGACTTGGAATTGTCAATGGACTCTACTGCATGATCCTTATCAAGCTTTACAATATCTTCTTTAGTAGATACGTTTCTGTCATGCCAGCTTTTTAATATACCTTCTGCATACTGAAGTCTGTTCTTCTGGGTAGAAAGAACTGTTCTGGAGCAGGCTTCTACGACTATATCAAGAGAAAATCCGTATTCTGAAAACCAGCGTTCTATATATGCAGCTTCTGCAGGAGCAGGAGAGTTATCATATCCAAGCTCCTTCATAACAGTGTAAACGTTCTTATTATATTTTCTTGATCTTGCTTTGGCCTGACGGGCGGTCTTGATACCTGCTTCATTCCAGCTCTGGGCAACTTTTTCCATATAACGGAAGTCTTTTTTGCCAAGCTCTGCACAGTACTGCATCAGATAATCCATAAGATCCATAGAAAACTCAAGATCATTATGTATATAGAAGATCTTCTGAATATCAGCAGGATTAAGAGTCCTTCCAAAGTACTGTTCAGCAAGAAATACAAGTTGCTGATTTTCTTTCTCATCTGCTTTTTTAGGGCGATGAGAAGCTATAGGAGCAGGCGTTGCAGTGCTTTTGTAAGCCCTTGATCCGGGCATCACTGTAACCTTGGATGAATCAGGGACTTCAGGTATATCTTCTAATGATATACTTTGAAGGTGACCTGCCTCGTCATATTCAAGTCCTATGAGTCCTTTCTTTTCCCAATAGGTAAGGGCTCTCATTATATCTTTTTCTGTATCATTGAATTTGTCAGCGATATCACATACGCTGGTTGATAGTCCTGCCTGCATCATGCGAAGCAGATAAAGGTAAACTTTGATCTGTGCATCATTGGCATCTGACATATAATAGTCGATAAAATTGTTGGTAATATAAGTCTTGCTTGATGCCGCACTTTGACTCATCGTCACTTTCCCCATCATAAGCTAGTGTCCCCTTTGGTGTCACATTGTATTTCGAAATGTCTTCCTCCCTATAAAGCCAGACATTTCGATCTGTGTGT encodes:
- a CDS encoding DnaD domain protein, with product MSQSAASSKTYITNNFIDYYMSDANDAQIKVYLYLLRMMQAGLSTSVCDIADKFNDTEKDIMRALTYWEKKGLIGLEYDEAGHLQSISLEDIPEVPDSSKVTVMPGSRAYKSTATPAPIASHRPKKADEKENQQLVFLAEQYFGRTLNPADIQKIFYIHNDLEFSMDLMDYLMQYCAELGKKDFRYMEKVAQSWNEAGIKTARQAKARSRKYNKNVYTVMKELGYDNSPAPAEAAYIERWFSEYGFSLDIVVEACSRTVLSTQKNRLQYAEGILKSWHDRNVSTKEDIVKLDKDHAVESIDNSKSSKKSSGKNNLYLQFQQNTYDFDALEKELLKN